One Eubacteriales bacterium mix99 genomic window carries:
- a CDS encoding prevent-host-death protein: protein MLNIKPISDLRNYNKVLKDCALNSPVYLTKNGRGRYVLVDIVEYEKKSALLELYAKLAEGEKQIADGQSMTLEEAKTRLKQKYAE from the coding sequence ATGTTGAATATAAAACCGATTTCGGATTTGCGTAACTACAACAAAGTTTTAAAGGACTGTGCGCTAAACAGCCCCGTTTACCTGACGAAAAACGGCCGTGGCCGTTATGTCTTGGTAGATATTGTGGAATACGAAAAAAAGTCTGCTCTGCTTGAGCTTTATGCCAAACTGGCCGAGGGCGAAAAGCAAATTGCGGACGGACAAAGTATGACACTGGAGGAAGCCAAAACAAGGCTGAAACAAAAATATGCCGAATAA
- a CDS encoding tagaturonate reductase, with product MKEGATIQRLSRKLLHSDFSVPEDVAVGPLDPMPEKVIQFGEGNFLRAFVDWMINRLNRKGLFHGSVVVVQPIEQGIADVLNEQDGLYTLYLRGLQDGSRTESREVITSISRAINPYREYSAFLECAHNPDLRYMVSNTTEAGIAYVPEDQPKSQCPKSFPAKAAAFLYERYRHFSGDPSKGMRILPCELVNDNGTELKKGILQYCRDWDLEDGFRDWLEKECSFYNTLVDRIATGYPREEAEEMTQYLGYEDQLIDTGEVFHLWVIEGDPALEEELPFQKAGLHVVRTDNQLPYRKRKVRILNGAHTMMVPAAFLYGFDTVKECVENPVTGGLMRKGIFEEVIPVLDLPQEETGKFAEEVLERFANPYIRHMLLGITLNCVSKYRVRVLPSLLEYIRQNKKQNNKIPSVLSFSLAALIVFYRSTRLEGDRLIGMRDEKPYPIRDDLPVLKFFAKVWEEYDRFQDPVKLTHEVLARKDFWGKDLSEVQGLEDAVAHYLSTILVLGIQKATEAVL from the coding sequence ATGAAGGAGGGAGCAACCATTCAGAGATTATCTCGAAAATTATTACATTCTGATTTTTCCGTACCGGAGGATGTGGCGGTGGGACCGCTGGATCCGATGCCGGAGAAGGTGATTCAATTTGGAGAAGGCAATTTTCTGAGGGCTTTTGTGGATTGGATGATCAACCGGCTCAACCGGAAGGGACTTTTTCACGGCAGTGTCGTTGTGGTTCAGCCGATTGAGCAGGGGATTGCAGATGTCCTGAACGAGCAGGACGGTTTGTATACCCTTTATTTAAGAGGCCTGCAGGACGGCAGCCGGACAGAGTCCCGGGAAGTCATCACTTCCATCAGCAGGGCAATCAATCCATACAGGGAATACTCTGCTTTTCTGGAATGTGCACATAATCCGGATCTGCGGTATATGGTATCCAATACGACGGAGGCTGGCATTGCCTATGTTCCGGAAGACCAGCCGAAGAGCCAGTGCCCGAAGTCGTTTCCGGCCAAAGCTGCTGCTTTTCTGTATGAACGGTATCGCCACTTTTCCGGAGACCCTTCCAAAGGCATGAGGATCCTGCCCTGTGAGCTGGTCAATGACAATGGAACGGAATTGAAAAAAGGGATTCTGCAGTACTGCAGGGACTGGGACCTGGAGGATGGATTCCGGGATTGGCTGGAGAAGGAGTGCAGCTTTTACAATACGTTGGTGGATCGCATAGCCACCGGGTATCCACGGGAAGAAGCTGAGGAAATGACTCAGTATCTGGGATATGAGGATCAGCTGATTGACACCGGTGAGGTTTTTCACCTGTGGGTGATAGAAGGGGATCCTGCCCTGGAGGAGGAGCTGCCCTTTCAGAAAGCCGGGCTGCATGTCGTCCGGACGGACAATCAGCTGCCGTACCGGAAAAGAAAGGTGCGCATTTTGAACGGTGCCCATACCATGATGGTGCCTGCTGCCTTTTTGTATGGATTCGATACGGTGAAGGAATGTGTGGAGAATCCTGTCACGGGTGGTTTGATGCGGAAAGGGATCTTTGAGGAAGTGATTCCGGTTCTGGATCTCCCTCAGGAGGAGACAGGGAAATTTGCGGAAGAGGTTCTGGAGCGCTTTGCCAATCCATATATCCGGCATATGCTGCTGGGGATTACCCTGAATTGTGTATCCAAATATCGGGTACGGGTACTGCCGTCCCTGTTGGAATATATCCGGCAGAATAAAAAACAGAATAACAAAATTCCTTCCGTGCTCAGCTTTTCCCTGGCGGCTCTGATTGTTTTTTACCGGAGCACCAGGCTGGAAGGGGATCGGCTCATCGGGATGCGGGACGAAAAGCCCTATCCCATCCGGGACGATTTGCCGGTTCTGAAGTTTTTTGCAAAAGTTTGGGAGGAATATGACCGATTTCAGGATCCGGTGAAGCTGACTCACGAAGTACTGGCCCGTAAAGATTTCTGGGGGAAGGATTTATCGGAGGTTCAGGGATTGGAAGATGCGGTCGCCCATTATCTCAGTACGATACTGGTGTTGGGAATCCAAAAAGCAACGGAAGCAGTGCTGTAA
- a CDS encoding UPF0236 family protein yields MDWPDKDMVKDVFKKILKRTVSKTKRKAVKDARRYILNNWHGIEIKADKDYELIGCSAEGHISHVFSSRLSSRPKGWSEKGVARNAIRPSIKLVMAFLFFVRRNYSRDDIDQAFMPQKLLDNEKSVW; encoded by the coding sequence TTGGATTGGCCGGACAAGGACATGGTTAAGGATGTTTTCAAGAAGATCCTCAAACGAACGGTTTCCAAAACGAAGAGGAAGGCAGTTAAGGATGCCAGACGGTACATATTGAATAACTGGCATGGAATAGAAATAAAGGCTGATAAGGACTATGAACTGATAGGATGCAGTGCCGAAGGTCATATAAGCCATGTGTTTTCAAGCAGGCTAAGCAGCAGGCCTAAGGGATGGTCTGAAAAAGGTGTTGCCAGGAACGCTATTAGGCCCTCCATAAAGCTCGTTATGGCGTTTTTGTTCTTCGTAAGGAGAAATTATAGCCGGGACGACATAGATCAAGCGTTTATGCCGCAAAAGCTGCTTGATAACGAGAAGTCAGTGTGGTAG
- a CDS encoding altronate dehydratase family protein, translating into MQTFGRVIKIHDTDNVAIALSELLPEEQIPAGSGGEKEKAHSRDSEILMARDRIPAGHKIAWTDISCGENLVKYGYPIGHATRDIRRGSWVHTHNVKTNLEGFREYRYSSDLEKQGLPEKENPAFESAGPCPVFQGYARAGGKVGIRNEIWILPTVGCINGTAERLAQMARSRYEKRGIDGIFAFSHPYGCSQLGGDLKHTQKILSGLIRHPNAGGVLVLGLGCESNNLAEMKKALGVLPENTAFMNLQDVPDEIGEGMAALETLVQRAERAKRQPVPVSRLKIGLKCGGSDGFSGMTANPLIGMVSDRLVSLGGTVILTEVPEMFGAETILMDRCISRSVFDQVVHLINDFKSYFIRYGQTIYENPSPGNKEGGITTLEEKSLGCIRKGGTSPVMDVLRYGDPATAAGLNLLNGPGNDLVSSTALAASGAHLILFSTGRGTPFGCPVPTVKIAANTSLAEKKPDWIDFNAGVLLAGLSAEQAADQLFDLICRMASGEETRNEENGYREIAIFKDGVTL; encoded by the coding sequence ATGCAGACATTTGGCAGGGTTATCAAAATCCATGACACAGACAATGTGGCAATCGCTCTTTCCGAACTGCTGCCGGAAGAGCAGATTCCAGCCGGCAGCGGAGGGGAAAAGGAAAAAGCTCACAGCCGGGACAGTGAAATTCTTATGGCTCGGGACCGGATTCCCGCCGGTCATAAGATTGCCTGGACGGATATTTCCTGCGGGGAGAACCTGGTCAAATATGGCTATCCCATTGGGCATGCCACCCGGGACATCCGCCGCGGCAGCTGGGTTCATACGCACAATGTAAAAACCAATCTGGAAGGTTTCAGGGAATATCGTTATTCTTCGGATTTGGAAAAGCAAGGCCTTCCGGAGAAAGAAAATCCGGCATTTGAAAGTGCCGGGCCTTGCCCGGTTTTTCAGGGATATGCAAGGGCAGGCGGCAAGGTCGGCATCCGGAATGAAATATGGATTCTGCCTACCGTCGGCTGCATCAACGGAACAGCAGAGCGATTGGCACAAATGGCCCGCAGCCGGTATGAGAAAAGGGGGATTGACGGGATTTTTGCCTTTTCCCATCCCTATGGCTGCTCCCAGCTTGGCGGGGATCTGAAACACACACAGAAAATTCTTTCCGGGCTGATCCGGCATCCCAATGCAGGCGGGGTATTGGTGCTGGGTCTGGGCTGCGAAAGCAACAATCTTGCCGAAATGAAGAAAGCGTTGGGGGTCCTGCCGGAGAATACTGCTTTTATGAATCTGCAGGATGTTCCGGATGAAATCGGGGAAGGCATGGCTGCACTGGAAACCCTGGTGCAGCGGGCAGAACGGGCAAAGCGCCAGCCGGTTCCGGTTTCCCGGCTGAAAATTGGCCTGAAGTGCGGAGGGTCGGATGGTTTTTCCGGCATGACAGCCAATCCGCTCATTGGAATGGTATCCGACCGGCTGGTTTCCCTGGGGGGAACTGTCATACTGACAGAGGTTCCGGAAATGTTCGGCGCCGAAACCATTCTCATGGATCGCTGTATCTCCCGTTCCGTATTTGATCAGGTCGTTCATTTGATCAATGATTTCAAATCTTATTTTATTCGTTATGGTCAGACAATTTATGAAAATCCCTCTCCGGGAAATAAGGAAGGCGGGATTACCACACTGGAGGAGAAGTCTCTGGGATGCATCCGGAAAGGCGGAACTTCTCCGGTGATGGACGTTCTCCGCTACGGGGATCCGGCCACTGCGGCCGGCCTGAATCTGCTGAACGGACCGGGAAATGATTTGGTTTCCTCCACTGCCCTGGCCGCTTCAGGAGCCCATCTGATTCTGTTTTCCACGGGAAGGGGAACCCCTTTTGGCTGCCCGGTTCCCACAGTGAAAATAGCGGCCAATACTTCTCTGGCTGAAAAAAAGCCCGACTGGATTGATTTCAACGCCGGAGTCCTGCTTGCGGGGTTGTCTGCGGAGCAGGCAGCGGATCAGTTGTTTGATTTGATTTGCCGGATGGCTTCCGGGGAGGAGACCAGGAATGAGGAAAATGGCTATCGGGAGATTGCCATTTTCAAGGACGGAGTAACATTATAG
- a CDS encoding type II toxin-antitoxin system RelE/ParE family toxin has translation MPNKRIIVSETAYADLDETLSYIASDLHSPGATGKLIDRIFDSMERLDEFPLIGSAADNDILNAKGYRLLPVDNFIVFYIPKGEEVHIVRIIYGRRDWETILLGKN, from the coding sequence ATGCCGAATAAAAGAATCATCGTTTCAGAGACGGCCTATGCCGATCTGGACGAAACCCTTTCGTATATTGCCAGTGATCTTCATTCGCCCGGTGCGACGGGAAAATTGATCGATAGAATTTTCGATTCGATGGAGCGGCTGGACGAATTTCCTTTGATTGGTTCGGCTGCCGATAACGATATCTTGAATGCGAAAGGGTATCGTTTGCTCCCGGTGGATAATTTCATCGTATTCTACATCCCAAAGGGCGAAGAAGTGCATATTGTCCGTATCATTTATGGCCGTCGCGATTGGGAAACAATCTTACTCGGCAAGAACTGA
- a CDS encoding bifunctional 2-keto-4-hydroxyglutarate aldolase/2-keto-3-deoxy-6-phosphogluconate aldolase: MEKDKVLRRITECGLVAVVRAESSEQARKIADACAAGGVAAIEITFTVPGADQVIRDLSSTYKNGDILIGAGTVMDAETARAAILAGAQYVVSPYLNTDMVRLCNRYQVPCMPGAMTIREIVEAMEAGADIVKIFPGELFGPGIIKAVRGPIPYAKLMPTGGVNLDNVQDWIQAGAVAVGAGSSLIRGAKTGDYTSITNTAREFIAKIKAAREESHGK; the protein is encoded by the coding sequence ATGGAAAAAGACAAAGTATTGAGGCGGATTACAGAGTGTGGCCTGGTTGCCGTGGTCCGCGCGGAGTCCAGTGAGCAGGCCCGGAAGATTGCCGATGCCTGTGCGGCAGGAGGGGTGGCTGCCATCGAGATTACCTTTACCGTGCCAGGTGCGGATCAGGTGATCCGCGATCTGTCATCCACCTATAAAAATGGCGATATTCTCATCGGAGCCGGAACGGTGATGGATGCGGAGACCGCCCGGGCAGCGATACTGGCAGGCGCCCAGTATGTAGTCAGCCCCTATCTGAATACGGACATGGTGAGACTTTGCAATCGCTATCAGGTTCCCTGCATGCCGGGCGCCATGACTATCAGGGAGATTGTGGAGGCCATGGAAGCCGGTGCGGATATCGTCAAGATTTTCCCCGGGGAGCTGTTCGGGCCTGGCATCATAAAGGCGGTCCGGGGGCCCATCCCGTATGCAAAATTGATGCCCACCGGAGGAGTGAATCTGGACAACGTGCAGGACTGGATTCAGGCAGGCGCAGTGGCAGTGGGAGCCGGCAGTTCCCTGATCCGGGGTGCAAAGACCGGGGATTATACCTCCATTACGAATACAGCCAGGGAGTTCATTGCGAAGATAAAAGCTGCCCGTGAGGAAAGCCACGGCAAATGA
- a CDS encoding glycerophosphodiester phosphodiesterase yields the protein MNKPLNIAHRGFSGSYPENTMLAFRKAKEAGCDGFETDMHLTKDGYPVICHDEKIDRTTNGTGFIKDYTFAELREFDAGIKRDKAFIGAKLPGIDEFFDLIKDSDLIVNIELKNDLFEYPDLEKIVFQKIYEYKLKDRIIISSFNHYSIKRCIDLDPGIRTGLLYSNRIYKPGKYAKQMGATAIHPNFRAFGKREAQDAFNEKIRINAWTINEVGDMKQMRDLGIDGIITNYPNRLRKLLEK from the coding sequence TTGAATAAACCATTGAATATTGCTCACAGAGGCTTTAGCGGCTCCTATCCGGAGAATACCATGCTGGCATTTCGAAAGGCAAAGGAAGCCGGCTGCGATGGATTTGAAACGGATATGCACCTGACAAAGGACGGTTATCCGGTTATCTGCCATGATGAAAAGATTGACAGAACGACCAACGGGACCGGCTTTATCAAGGATTATACCTTTGCGGAGCTCAGGGAATTCGATGCCGGGATCAAACGCGACAAGGCATTCATCGGAGCGAAGCTTCCGGGGATTGATGAATTTTTTGATTTGATAAAGGATTCGGATCTGATTGTGAATATCGAGCTCAAAAATGATCTGTTTGAGTATCCGGATCTTGAAAAGATTGTGTTTCAGAAGATTTACGAATACAAATTGAAGGATCGTATCATTATTTCCTCTTTCAATCATTATTCCATCAAAAGATGCATTGACCTGGATCCGGGGATCCGGACCGGCCTTCTGTATTCCAACCGGATCTACAAGCCTGGAAAATATGCGAAGCAAATGGGAGCAACCGCGATTCATCCCAATTTCAGGGCATTTGGAAAGAGGGAAGCGCAGGATGCTTTTAATGAGAAGATCAGGATAAATGCCTGGACGATCAATGAAGTCGGGGATATGAAACAAATGAGGGATCTCGGCATTGATGGGATTATCACCAACTATCCCAACCGTCTCAGGAAGCTTCTGGAGAAATAG
- a CDS encoding LacI family DNA-binding transcriptional regulator, with amino-acid sequence MNIYEVARKAGVSIATVSRVINNSSTVRPETREKVEAALKELKYRPNDIARSLVVKSTHTIGVLASDVRDSYYANAIYILEQEFRKLGYHMILCNTGGGLEKRKGYMGLLLEKKVDGIVLVGSVFREKAGNRHILDTASVVPVVMLNSFLDGENIYSVKCDDEAATEEIVESLVRRGYREIVYVYDVDSFSGLAKLDGFRAGMKEAGLECRPYSILKTESGIIGGEKALEQLEAANVSYRAIAASEDILAAGVLKALKRRGKKVPEDVAVFGYNDSVIARCTSPGLSSVDNKVGALAKVAANILCWVLHGEEIPSHHTIVPELVFRQSCP; translated from the coding sequence ATGAACATTTATGAAGTGGCCAGAAAGGCAGGCGTTTCCATTGCTACGGTTTCCCGGGTGATCAACAACAGTTCCACGGTTCGGCCGGAGACCCGTGAGAAAGTTGAAGCGGCGCTGAAGGAGCTGAAATACCGGCCTAATGATATTGCCAGGAGTCTGGTGGTGAAATCGACTCATACCATAGGGGTTCTGGCCAGCGACGTCCGGGATTCCTACTATGCGAATGCCATATATATCCTGGAACAGGAGTTCCGCAAGCTCGGGTATCATATGATTCTCTGCAATACCGGAGGCGGACTGGAGAAAAGAAAGGGATATATGGGGCTGCTTCTGGAGAAAAAAGTGGATGGAATCGTACTGGTCGGTTCCGTTTTCAGGGAAAAGGCAGGCAACCGGCACATCCTGGATACGGCTTCCGTTGTGCCTGTTGTGATGCTCAACAGTTTCCTGGACGGGGAAAATATCTATTCCGTAAAGTGTGATGATGAGGCAGCCACGGAGGAGATTGTGGAAAGTCTGGTGAGACGGGGTTACCGGGAGATCGTGTATGTCTATGACGTGGACAGTTTCAGCGGCCTGGCAAAGCTGGACGGATTCCGTGCCGGGATGAAGGAAGCGGGACTGGAATGCAGACCGTATTCCATTCTCAAAACGGAAAGCGGCATCATCGGCGGGGAAAAGGCACTGGAACAGCTGGAGGCAGCAAACGTCTCCTACCGTGCCATAGCAGCCAGCGAGGATATCCTGGCAGCCGGTGTTCTGAAAGCTTTGAAGCGGAGGGGAAAGAAAGTACCGGAGGATGTTGCGGTGTTCGGATATAACGATTCCGTCATTGCCCGTTGTACGTCTCCCGGGTTGTCATCGGTTGACAATAAGGTCGGGGCTCTGGCCAAAGTAGCAGCGAATATTTTATGCTGGGTTTTGCATGGAGAGGAGATTCCTTCCCATCATACCATCGTTCCGGAATTGGTTTTCCGGCAAAGCTGTCCATAG
- a CDS encoding MFS transporter has translation MLVPMEMLTKAGGWGNLITSVMLGPVLGAVLMGIFSMAGIMLVDILGAAFAIACLLFVRIPDIPRTAEKPDFRTDFKQGFAAMRQNRPLMAALPSLVLATILYMPLGALFPLLVRTHFLGEAWHNSVVEVVFSAGLMVSSLIIGVWGGIRKRFLMVSLAIGVLGAAALISGALPQSGYWACVVCCFFMGGSGTFFNVPLTAYIQESTPPEVLGKVFSLYLTVMTLAMPIGLLVAGPVTEVMGADKWFLWSGIAMVGSAILCRVMTRRYDKETMPAEQEVRL, from the coding sequence ATGCTGGTGCCGATGGAAATGCTGACCAAGGCCGGGGGCTGGGGCAATCTGATCACGTCCGTCATGCTGGGACCGGTACTTGGCGCGGTGCTGATGGGCATTTTCTCTATGGCGGGCATTATGCTGGTGGACATCCTTGGCGCGGCGTTTGCCATCGCCTGCCTGCTGTTCGTGCGCATTCCCGATATTCCGCGGACTGCCGAAAAGCCGGATTTCCGCACGGATTTCAAGCAAGGCTTTGCCGCTATGCGTCAAAACAGGCCCTTGATGGCGGCACTGCCATCCCTTGTTCTGGCCACCATCCTCTATATGCCGCTGGGGGCGTTGTTCCCGCTGCTGGTACGCACACACTTTTTGGGCGAGGCGTGGCACAACAGCGTGGTGGAGGTTGTGTTTTCCGCCGGGCTGATGGTTTCTTCGCTGATCATAGGGGTGTGGGGCGGCATACGCAAGCGGTTTTTAATGGTGTCTCTGGCCATTGGGGTGCTGGGAGCCGCCGCCCTCATCAGCGGCGCTCTGCCTCAAAGCGGATACTGGGCTTGTGTCGTGTGCTGCTTCTTCATGGGTGGTTCCGGCACCTTCTTCAATGTGCCGCTTACGGCATATATACAGGAAAGCACGCCGCCCGAAGTGCTGGGTAAGGTCTTTTCCCTGTACTTGACCGTCATGACGCTGGCCATGCCCATCGGTCTTTTGGTGGCGGGGCCTGTTACGGAGGTTATGGGAGCGGACAAGTGGTTTTTATGGTCGGGCATTGCTATGGTTGGATCCGCCATACTCTGCCGCGTGATGACGCGGCGCTATGACAAAGAAACGATGCCGGCAGAACAGGAGGTACGATTATGA
- a CDS encoding collagen binding domain-containing protein encodes MRNLLQSRKYRISLLLVFLLIFQLIIPTTSKVFAGETNQEAAAKDGFTEEDVSQGKQPEEEVIHEGLSPEEASPGEPQKNLPEQKDLSKQKESQLAPQEQLPQKQSPEEQSPKADPEPEKSVPVSMTAEKSRDSEDTKGKDLGNIFTLDLFRLGGRNGTDIHNGDVIDIADGTEVYIEFDWNTEGLDAKAGDWAEMELPGIFTKVDIKGQPIKILDEDGNELEVGTYSILDGVLKFVFNENIERDDVVNGTAGFGLKFNLEKFKDNIEQAIVFHDSKDKTLTIIAKPQGKQDSISKEGHPDHKHDAREITWAIDVVNTSDGEITDATVKDVIPDGLKLKEDSFKINELILGYEGKKSLGDEVSVTPDIAGKEFTVGFDSLAPYKGYRIEYTTTIEDYSKDTFTNDAIFSYGETKLPAKATVDGLTRSNAIEKDGWPQGDGTIWWKIDVNKAGGKLDHAVVEDPLPEGLELKAGSFHGSQKV; translated from the coding sequence ATGAGAAATTTATTGCAAAGCAGAAAGTACAGGATTAGTTTGCTGTTGGTTTTTCTATTAATATTTCAGCTTATAATACCAACCACGTCAAAGGTATTTGCGGGTGAAACAAATCAGGAGGCAGCAGCAAAGGACGGGTTCACGGAGGAAGATGTATCTCAGGGAAAACAGCCGGAGGAAGAAGTGATTCATGAGGGACTTTCCCCGGAAGAGGCATCTCCGGGCGAGCCCCAAAAGAATTTACCGGAACAAAAGGATTTATCGAAACAAAAGGAAAGCCAGTTGGCGCCTCAGGAGCAATTACCGCAGAAGCAATCACCGGAAGAGCAATCTCCGAAGGCGGATCCGGAGCCGGAAAAATCTGTGCCTGTTTCCATGACTGCAGAAAAGTCCCGTGACTCGGAAGATACAAAAGGAAAAGATCTGGGCAATATCTTTACATTGGATCTTTTTCGGTTGGGAGGAAGAAACGGGACGGATATACATAACGGAGATGTCATAGACATTGCAGATGGTACAGAGGTTTACATAGAATTTGACTGGAATACGGAAGGCCTGGATGCCAAAGCCGGAGATTGGGCGGAAATGGAGCTTCCTGGCATATTTACGAAAGTCGATATTAAAGGCCAGCCTATAAAAATTCTGGATGAAGATGGAAATGAATTGGAGGTTGGAACATACAGCATTCTTGATGGAGTATTGAAATTTGTATTCAATGAAAATATTGAGCGGGATGATGTGGTAAATGGAACGGCTGGTTTTGGACTGAAATTTAACCTGGAGAAGTTTAAGGACAATATAGAGCAGGCGATTGTGTTCCATGATTCCAAAGATAAAACCCTGACGATCATTGCGAAGCCACAGGGGAAGCAAGACAGTATCAGTAAAGAAGGGCATCCCGATCACAAGCATGATGCAAGGGAAATTACCTGGGCCATAGATGTTGTGAATACCAGTGACGGGGAAATTACCGACGCCACTGTGAAGGATGTCATTCCGGATGGGCTGAAATTAAAAGAAGACAGCTTTAAAATAAATGAGCTTATTCTGGGATATGAAGGGAAAAAGTCACTGGGGGATGAAGTTTCGGTTACCCCGGATATTGCCGGAAAGGAGTTTACGGTCGGATTTGATAGCCTGGCACCTTATAAAGGTTATCGGATCGAATATACGACGACCATCGAGGATTATTCAAAAGACACCTTTACCAATGATGCAATCTTCTCCTACGGTGAAACAAAGTTGCCGGCGAAAGCAACTGTAGATGGGCTTACGAGAAGTAACGCCATAGAAAAGGATGGCTGGCCGCAGGGTGACGGAACGATATGGTGGAAAATCGATGTCAACAAAGCCGGCGGCAAGCTGGATCATGCGGTGGTGGAGGACCCGTTGCCGGAAGGATTGGAATTGAAAGCAGGTTCGTTCCATGGTAGTCAAAAAGTTTAA
- a CDS encoding glucuronate isomerase: protein MAAVTAQNVKSVVDRAVNEVRITDVHTHLYPAEFGDMLLWGVDELLNYHYLIAETFRFTDVGYDTFWKMTKKEQADLIWKTLFLENSPYSEACRGVLTVLNKLGLDPSSRDLDSYRSYFAGKTTEEYIDIVFEKAGIRQVVMTNDPFDDQERHAWEKGRKKDKRFLAALRIDPLVIHWDTTWKRLKSWGYDVEQVLTEKSLAEVRRFLADWVQKIDAVYMAVSLESDFRFPEDSAQGKLIENCVLPVCREQDIPFALMIGVKRQINPDLKLAGDGVGKADINAVNYLCAHYPHNKFMVTMLSRENQHELCVTARKFRNLMIFGCWWFLNNPSLIDEITRMRFELLGSSVIPQHSDARVLDQLIYKWAHSRRIIASVLSEKYRDLMDTGWVLTEEEIRRDVNKLFGGTFEEFLSKKF, encoded by the coding sequence ATGGCAGCAGTAACAGCACAGAATGTAAAGTCTGTGGTGGACAGAGCAGTAAACGAGGTCAGGATAACGGACGTTCATACCCATTTGTATCCGGCGGAGTTTGGAGACATGTTGCTGTGGGGCGTGGATGAGCTTCTGAATTACCATTACCTCATTGCGGAGACTTTTCGCTTTACGGATGTGGGATACGACACATTCTGGAAGATGACCAAAAAAGAGCAGGCGGATCTGATCTGGAAAACGCTGTTTTTGGAAAACAGTCCGTACAGTGAGGCCTGCCGCGGTGTGCTGACCGTATTGAACAAGCTGGGACTGGATCCGTCCAGCCGGGATCTGGATTCCTACCGGAGCTATTTTGCCGGCAAGACAACGGAAGAGTACATCGACATCGTGTTTGAAAAAGCCGGGATCCGGCAGGTCGTCATGACCAATGATCCGTTTGATGATCAGGAGAGGCATGCATGGGAAAAGGGACGGAAGAAGGATAAACGGTTTTTGGCAGCCCTGCGAATTGATCCGTTGGTGATCCACTGGGACACCACATGGAAAAGGCTGAAATCGTGGGGATACGACGTGGAGCAGGTTCTCACGGAGAAGTCGCTGGCGGAGGTGCGGAGATTTCTTGCGGACTGGGTCCAAAAAATAGACGCCGTTTATATGGCAGTATCCTTGGAGTCGGATTTCCGGTTCCCGGAGGATTCCGCGCAGGGGAAACTGATTGAGAACTGTGTCTTGCCGGTGTGCAGGGAGCAGGATATTCCCTTTGCCCTGATGATCGGCGTGAAACGGCAGATCAATCCGGATCTGAAGCTGGCAGGAGACGGCGTGGGCAAAGCCGATATCAATGCGGTGAATTATCTTTGCGCGCATTATCCCCACAACAAATTCATGGTGACCATGCTGTCCCGGGAAAATCAGCATGAGCTGTGCGTGACAGCCAGGAAGTTCCGGAACCTGATGATCTTCGGCTGCTGGTGGTTCCTGAACAATCCCAGCCTGATTGATGAAATCACACGTATGCGGTTTGAGTTGCTGGGTTCCAGCGTGATTCCGCAGCATTCCGACGCAAGGGTGCTGGATCAGCTGATTTATAAATGGGCCCATTCCAGAAGAATCATTGCCAGCGTGCTGAGTGAAAAATACCGGGATCTGATGGATACCGGCTGGGTTCTGACCGAGGAGGAGATCCGCCGGGATGTGAATAAACTGTTCGGCGGGACCTTTGAAGAATTTCTCAGCAAAAAGTTCTGA